Proteins from one Bacteroidia bacterium genomic window:
- a CDS encoding AsmA-like C-terminal region-containing protein encodes MKKILKWAGISFLVLILILAALPFLFKGKIVKMIKEQANENLNAKINFGDFDLTLLSSFPDFKLSVDSVSVVNIAPFQGDTLFSVNNLSVTVNLMSVISGNQYKINSIYLQKPRIFAKVLKDGTANWSISKPTVSNTSQTNSSPSKFNMKLNKLQIEDGTIIYDDASLGFKMVIDGFNHKLSGDFTKDNFLLKTNSTIAQLTTIYGGIAYLNKVKAAADADIDVNMPDFKFTFKNDDIRLNDLELGCDGYFAMPKTDMDMDLVFSAKQSEFKNFLSLIPAIYSKDFASIKTSGKLALSGYVKGIYNDKKMPAFGAKINIDNAMFQYPSLPKAVTNIGVDVVIDNKTGIPDNTVIDVNKFHIEMAGNPVDMTMHVQTPVSDPDINGKISGKLDLSTVKEVIPLDKKDNLSGIITANVSLKGKMSAIQKQHYDQFSASGSFGVINMNYQTSSLPYIIQLNKMTLDFSPKYVALSAFDSKIGRSDIQADGKIENFMEYIFKKQVLKGEFNVRSSLLDLNQFMTPADSSVANNSKKADTTSLSVIAVPENVDFTMTATIEKMIYQNLTMSKLSGALVVNNQQIKMNNLKMSTLGGDMNVNGTYNTKNIKKPIVDFDLTITDFDISQTFQAFNTVQKLAPIGKYCTGKFSTSMNFTSTLQANMHPDLNSLTGGGKLSTKQVVVEGFEPINKLADALKDAKLKHLQMNNLNISFKFTNGRVYIDPFDYKVGDISGKIAGSNGFDQTIDYGMDIQMPRSELGGQANALVNNLVTQAANKGAKVNVGDKINLTVKFGGTVTKPTIKLDTKNAMNDAVDNLKQEAQQALDKAKAEAEAKAKAAADSLKNLALKQAQASADQAKKAAQDAVDKAKQQAEQQAKDAADKAKKDAEKKIKNMLGGH; translated from the coding sequence ATGAAAAAAATTTTAAAATGGGCAGGAATTTCTTTCCTCGTGTTGATCCTTATTTTGGCAGCGCTACCTTTCTTATTCAAAGGGAAAATAGTGAAAATGATTAAAGAGCAAGCCAATGAAAACCTGAATGCGAAAATTAATTTTGGAGATTTCGACTTAACACTTTTAAGTAGTTTTCCTGATTTTAAATTAAGCGTGGATAGCGTGAGTGTAGTTAATATCGCTCCTTTTCAAGGCGATACATTATTCAGTGTTAATAATCTTTCTGTTACGGTTAATTTAATGAGTGTTATTAGCGGAAATCAATATAAAATAAATTCCATTTATCTTCAAAAACCAAGAATATTCGCAAAAGTGCTGAAAGACGGAACAGCAAATTGGAGTATTAGCAAACCTACTGTTAGCAATACATCCCAGACAAATTCATCTCCTTCAAAATTTAATATGAAGCTGAATAAACTTCAGATAGAAGATGGGACAATTATTTACGACGATGCTTCTTTGGGATTTAAAATGGTGATAGACGGCTTTAATCACAAGCTAAGCGGAGATTTCACAAAAGATAATTTTTTACTAAAAACAAATTCTACAATTGCTCAGCTTACCACTATTTACGGTGGAATTGCATATTTGAATAAAGTAAAAGCCGCCGCAGATGCCGATATCGACGTGAATATGCCAGATTTTAAATTTACTTTTAAAAACGACGACATTCGGTTAAATGATTTGGAATTGGGCTGTGATGGATATTTCGCAATGCCAAAAACAGATATGGATATGGACTTGGTTTTTTCAGCTAAACAATCCGAATTTAAAAACTTTTTATCACTTATTCCAGCCATTTACAGCAAAGATTTTGCTTCCATCAAAACATCCGGAAAATTAGCTTTAAGTGGCTATGTAAAAGGGATTTATAACGATAAAAAAATGCCAGCCTTTGGTGCTAAAATCAATATTGATAATGCAATGTTTCAATATCCGTCGTTGCCGAAAGCTGTTACTAATATTGGTGTTGATGTAGTTATTGATAACAAGACGGGCATTCCAGATAATACCGTAATTGATGTAAATAAATTTCATATTGAAATGGCAGGAAACCCCGTAGATATGACCATGCACGTGCAAACGCCTGTTTCCGATCCTGATATCAACGGGAAAATTTCTGGAAAATTAGATTTATCAACCGTAAAAGAAGTGATACCATTGGATAAAAAAGATAATCTGAGTGGAATTATTACAGCCAATGTGAGTTTGAAAGGGAAAATGTCCGCTATCCAAAAACAACACTATGATCAATTCAGCGCGTCTGGTTCATTCGGTGTAATCAATATGAATTACCAAACCTCTTCCCTGCCCTATATCATACAGCTAAACAAAATGACGCTTGATTTCTCTCCAAAATACGTCGCTCTTTCTGCCTTCGATTCAAAAATTGGACGAAGCGATATACAAGCAGACGGAAAAATAGAAAATTTCATGGAATACATTTTCAAAAAACAAGTGTTGAAAGGTGAATTTAATGTGCGCTCTTCTCTCTTGGATTTAAACCAATTTATGACACCTGCCGATTCTTCTGTTGCAAACAATTCAAAGAAAGCAGACACCACTTCCTTGTCGGTAATTGCGGTACCAGAAAATGTTGATTTTACAATGACAGCAACAATCGAAAAAATGATTTATCAAAATTTAACGATGAGCAAATTGAGCGGAGCTTTAGTTGTAAACAATCAACAAATAAAAATGAATAATTTAAAAATGAGTACGCTTGGTGGCGATATGAATGTGAATGGAACATACAACACGAAAAATATTAAAAAACCAATTGTTGATTTCGATTTGACTATTACTGATTTCGATATCAGCCAAACATTTCAAGCTTTTAATACGGTTCAAAAATTAGCACCAATTGGTAAATATTGTACTGGAAAATTCTCAACTTCCATGAACTTCACAAGCACTCTACAAGCTAATATGCACCCTGACTTAAATTCGCTGACAGGTGGTGGAAAACTAAGCACCAAACAAGTAGTTGTAGAAGGTTTTGAACCTATTAATAAATTGGCTGATGCACTAAAAGATGCAAAATTAAAGCATCTGCAAATGAATAATCTCAACATCTCTTTTAAATTTACAAATGGTAGAGTGTATATAGATCCATTCGATTATAAAGTGGGCGATATCAGTGGAAAAATAGCTGGCTCTAATGGCTTTGATCAAACCATTGATTATGGCATGGACATACAAATGCCACGCTCCGAATTAGGCGGACAAGCCAATGCTTTGGTAAATAATTTAGTAACACAAGCTGCTAATAAAGGCGCAAAAGTAAACGTAGGCGATAAAATAAATTTAACCGTAAAATTTGGTGGAACAGTAACTAAACCTACTATTAAATTAGACACAAAAAATGCAATGAACGATGCTGTAGATAATTTAAAACAAGAGGCGCAACAAGCATTGGACAAAGCAAAAGCCGAAGCCGAAGCAAAAGCAAAAGCGGCTGCCGATAGCTTAAAAAACCTTGCATTAAAACAAGCACAAGCCAGCGCCGATCAAGCAAAAAAGGCAGCGCAAGATGCCGTAGATAAAGCCAAACAGCAAGCAGAACAACAAGCCAAAGATGCCGCTGACAAAGCTAAAAAAGATGCCGAAAAAAAGATAAAAAATATGCTGGGCGGCCATTAA
- the aroC gene encoding chorismate synthase gives MAGNTFGSIFRLTTFGESHGEALGGIVDGCPAGLSINLDFIQHELERRKPGQSRLVTQRKESDTVEFLSGIFEGKTTGTPIGFIVRNENQKSKDYDHLKDAYRPSHADYTYDAKYGFRDYRGGGRASARETVSRVVAGAIAKLFLKQFGIIISAYTSQVGNIQTEKKYFELDLSKTENNLVRCPDEIIAEKMISKIEEIRKQGDTIGGVITAVAKGIPVGLGEPVFDKLHADLGKAMLSINAVKGFEYGSGFEGVKMKGSEHNDVFEMSEDNITTKTNHSGGIQGGISNGEDIYFRVAFKPVATIMQEQLTINNKKEIVKMMGKGRHDPCVLPRAVPIVEAMTAIVLADFILRSRSAKI, from the coding sequence ATGGCAGGCAATACTTTTGGTAGCATTTTTAGATTAACTACGTTCGGCGAGTCGCACGGAGAAGCTTTGGGCGGCATCGTAGATGGTTGCCCGGCGGGACTTTCCATTAATTTGGATTTTATTCAACACGAATTAGAGCGCCGAAAACCTGGGCAATCTCGCCTTGTTACACAACGCAAGGAAAGCGATACAGTCGAATTTTTATCTGGAATTTTCGAAGGAAAAACGACTGGAACGCCAATTGGTTTTATTGTTCGAAATGAAAATCAAAAATCAAAAGATTACGATCATTTAAAAGATGCGTATCGCCCATCACACGCGGATTATACATACGATGCAAAATATGGTTTTAGAGATTATCGCGGCGGCGGAAGAGCTTCTGCACGAGAAACCGTTTCACGCGTTGTAGCAGGCGCCATCGCAAAATTATTTTTAAAACAATTCGGAATTATAATTTCTGCATACACATCTCAAGTAGGAAATATCCAAACCGAAAAAAAATATTTTGAACTGGATTTATCAAAAACAGAAAACAATCTTGTTCGTTGCCCGGATGAAATAATTGCCGAAAAAATGATTTCTAAAATCGAAGAAATTCGAAAACAAGGCGACACTATTGGCGGTGTTATAACAGCTGTGGCAAAGGGAATCCCGGTTGGTTTAGGCGAACCTGTTTTCGATAAATTACACGCCGATTTAGGAAAAGCAATGTTGAGTATAAATGCCGTAAAAGGTTTCGAATACGGTTCTGGTTTTGAAGGTGTAAAAATGAAAGGTTCGGAACACAACGATGTATTTGAAATGAGTGAAGATAATATCACTACAAAAACAAATCATTCCGGCGGAATCCAAGGCGGAATAAGCAATGGCGAAGATATTTATTTTCGTGTAGCTTTTAAACCCGTGGCTACAATTATGCAAGAACAACTTACAATAAATAACAAAAAAGAAATCGTAAAAATGATGGGGAAAGGCAGACACGATCCATGTGTTTTGCCACGTGCTGTGCCAATTGTAGAAGCGATGACAGCGATTGTTTTAGCCGATTTCATACTGAGAAGTCGCAGCGCAAAAATTTAA
- a CDS encoding OmpA family protein translates to MNKKRVRKIIFLLPLFAIPFLLVAQENNCQDSDNKQAVKFYEKGTNIHKYEKQERLDNLQKALQLEPDYAAANFAYAEELIKTLIYQNAPFKPTEKYFLKVVQTCPHYHSDPYYFLGFSYYEQEKYNDAITYLNQFIAFKDEDEKKFSKDYDSYLSNAKQMLKFATFYANIFKHPVPFDPKPVAGICTPLDEYLPIISPDNQYCFFTRRMPPDQKASVAVSDQLIEVFSSSERQSNGIFDRGDAMPPPFNQNSNEGGATISIDNKHLYYTICKDEGGQFPNCDIYTSDFVNGEWTEIRNMGPNVNDPVYWDSQPSISADGNTLYFASDRPGGYGKIDIYKTVRDPKTGEWEKAVNLGPTINTAGNEKSPFIHSDSQTLYFSSDGLPGIGGYDIFYSRADSNGKWQTPVNIGYPINTAGDDLGFFASTDGHLGYFASNDPNRVKGTGIGGWDIFSFDLYKDARPEKVAFIKGMMKDENGNVVKNASVEIKDVVTKKKVGVVVDTATGEYAAVVNIQKKHDYILTIRKKGSAFNSQLITSADSFSQKPVVVNFQIKPVVVGKSYELHNIYYETNSSELKKISLSVINEFADFLKLNPKIKIEVQGFTDNVGDEKDNLALSNDRAFTVREVLKQHGIAESRMKFKGYGSSNPIAPNDTDQGRAKNRRTQFLILEK, encoded by the coding sequence ATGAACAAAAAACGAGTACGTAAAATAATTTTTCTACTTCCGTTATTCGCAATTCCTTTTTTGCTTGTTGCACAAGAGAATAATTGTCAAGATAGTGACAATAAACAAGCCGTAAAATTTTATGAAAAGGGCACAAATATCCATAAATACGAAAAGCAAGAACGCTTAGATAATTTACAAAAGGCGCTTCAATTAGAACCCGATTATGCGGCTGCCAATTTTGCTTACGCAGAAGAATTAATAAAAACGCTCATTTATCAAAATGCTCCTTTTAAGCCCACGGAAAAATATTTTTTGAAAGTGGTGCAAACCTGTCCACACTACCATTCCGACCCTTATTATTTTTTAGGATTTAGTTATTATGAACAAGAAAAATACAACGATGCCATCACGTATTTAAACCAATTTATTGCTTTTAAAGACGAAGACGAAAAAAAATTTTCAAAAGACTACGATTCCTATTTATCGAATGCCAAACAGATGTTGAAATTTGCTACATTTTATGCGAATATTTTTAAACATCCTGTTCCCTTCGATCCAAAACCAGTAGCCGGAATTTGTACACCTTTGGATGAGTATTTACCAATTATTTCACCTGATAATCAATATTGTTTTTTTACACGGAGAATGCCACCAGATCAAAAAGCAAGCGTTGCTGTTTCTGATCAACTTATCGAAGTTTTTTCGTCCAGCGAACGCCAATCAAATGGAATTTTTGATAGAGGCGATGCTATGCCCCCACCCTTTAATCAAAATTCAAACGAAGGAGGAGCAACAATTTCTATCGACAATAAACATTTATATTATACCATTTGCAAGGATGAAGGCGGGCAATTTCCCAATTGCGATATCTATACGTCCGATTTTGTAAATGGCGAATGGACCGAAATAAGAAATATGGGACCCAACGTAAACGATCCTGTTTATTGGGATTCTCAACCTTCTATTTCTGCGGATGGAAATACACTTTATTTTGCCAGCGATCGTCCGGGCGGATACGGAAAAATTGATATTTACAAAACCGTTCGTGATCCAAAAACGGGCGAATGGGAAAAAGCCGTAAACCTTGGACCAACCATAAACACTGCTGGAAACGAGAAATCTCCTTTTATCCATTCTGACAGTCAAACACTTTATTTTTCATCGGATGGTCTTCCGGGAATTGGTGGTTATGATATTTTTTATTCGAGAGCTGACAGTAACGGAAAATGGCAAACACCTGTAAACATTGGTTATCCGATTAATACCGCAGGTGATGATTTAGGTTTTTTTGCAAGTACCGACGGACATCTCGGTTATTTTGCATCCAATGATCCGAACCGTGTAAAAGGTACGGGTATTGGAGGTTGGGATATTTTTTCATTCGATTTATACAAAGATGCACGTCCTGAAAAAGTGGCTTTTATAAAAGGAATGATGAAAGATGAAAATGGCAATGTGGTTAAAAATGCAAGTGTTGAAATAAAAGATGTAGTAACTAAAAAAAAGGTGGGAGTGGTTGTAGATACAGCCACGGGAGAATACGCAGCTGTCGTCAACATACAAAAAAAACACGATTATATTTTAACGATTAGAAAGAAAGGCTCCGCATTTAATTCTCAACTAATAACATCAGCAGATAGTTTTTCACAAAAACCAGTTGTTGTCAATTTTCAAATAAAGCCTGTCGTAGTGGGAAAATCGTATGAATTGCACAATATTTATTACGAAACAAATTCTTCTGAACTAAAAAAAATATCCTTGTCGGTAATTAATGAATTTGCTGATTTTTTAAAACTAAACCCAAAAATAAAAATCGAAGTACAAGGTTTTACGGATAATGTGGGCGATGAAAAAGATAATTTAGCACTTTCTAACGATCGCGCTTTCACGGTACGAGAAGTCCTAAAGCAACACGGAATTGCCGAATCCAGAATGAAATTTAAAGGCTACGGATCCTCTAATCCGATTGCGCCAAATGATACAGATCAAGGACGTGCTAAAAACAGACGCACCCAATTTTTAATCCTCGAAAAATAG
- the tatA gene encoding twin-arginine translocase TatA/TatE family subunit: MLLFLDIGGGEIFLILFVFLLLFGSDKIPEVARGLGKGIREFKDATNGIQREINDSIMSIKKETDISQEINSVKTHIDKIPEIPAEHKMEELSEGKNNASEK, from the coding sequence ATGTTACTATTTTTAGATATCGGCGGCGGAGAAATTTTTTTAATTCTGTTTGTTTTTTTATTGCTTTTCGGATCCGACAAAATTCCTGAAGTAGCGCGAGGATTAGGAAAAGGAATTCGTGAATTTAAGGATGCCACCAACGGAATTCAGCGTGAAATCAACGACAGTATTATGAGTATCAAAAAGGAAACAGATATTTCGCAAGAAATAAATTCTGTGAAAACGCACATTGATAAAATACCTGAAATTCCTGCAGAACACAAAATGGAAGAACTATCCGAAGGCAAAAATAACGCTTCCGAAAAATAA